One window from the genome of Mucilaginibacter ginsenosidivorans encodes:
- the galB gene encoding beta-galactosidase GalB yields MSLFRTTLRAARILILVPFLFFGLKSFAQSPRSKADFDMGWRFNLGDVKGGEEPGLNDAKWRALNLPHDWSIEGKFDKNSPATVEGGALTGGLGWYRKTFTVPASSKDKMVYIDFDGVYWNSTVWINGHKLGFRPNGYISFRYDMTPYLKFGGKNVIAVKVDNSVQPNSRWYSGSGIYRHVWLETTDKLAIDHWGTYVTTPEVTDHSATIDLNIVVKNNMAGDDSKSLPMELQSTLYDAKGNSIGSAVSKNLTINYAGAATLFDQKISIINPSLWSVDNPYLYRIVTKVITGGKVTDEYTTPLGIRYFNFDADKGFSLNGKPMKILGVCDHHDLGSLGAALNNRALQRQLEMLKAMGCNGIRTSHNPPAPELLDLADKMGFIVMDEAFDCWEVGKVKYDYHLFFKEWHKRDLEDQVLRDRNHPSVMIWSIGNEIPQQGDPRSLTLAPELAGIVHSLDKTRPITTANDRPDTSNKIIQSGALDLIGYNYHEFNYAGFHDRYPGKKFIATETTSGLETRGHYDMPSDSIRVWPNRWDKPFTDGNPDNTVSAYDNVRPAWGSTHEATWKVMKKYDFLSGMFIWTGWDYLGEPTPYKWPSRSSYFGIIDLAGFPKDIYYMYQSEWTDKTVLHILPHWNWEPGKTIDVWAFYNHADEVELFLNGKSLGTKKKEGDDLHVMWRVKYEPGTLKAVSRKDGKIVKTEVIHTAGKPAKIQLVADRKNIKANGKDLSFVTVRILDKDGNVVPTADNLVNFKLNGNAFIAGVDNGSETDHDPFKANYRHAFNGLALAILQSNGKPGNITLDASSKGLTGATLVINSK; encoded by the coding sequence ATGTCTTTATTCAGAACTACTTTAAGGGCCGCGAGGATACTTATACTTGTGCCATTTTTATTTTTTGGGTTGAAAAGCTTTGCCCAATCGCCGCGCAGCAAAGCAGATTTTGATATGGGCTGGCGCTTTAACCTGGGCGATGTAAAAGGCGGTGAGGAGCCTGGATTGAACGATGCCAAATGGCGGGCGCTTAACCTGCCGCACGACTGGAGCATTGAAGGAAAATTCGACAAAAATAGCCCCGCTACAGTGGAAGGCGGCGCGCTGACCGGCGGCCTGGGCTGGTACCGTAAAACCTTCACCGTTCCGGCGTCATCCAAAGACAAAATGGTTTATATCGATTTTGATGGTGTGTACTGGAACAGCACTGTGTGGATCAACGGGCACAAGCTTGGTTTCAGGCCGAACGGCTATATCTCGTTCCGGTACGATATGACGCCTTATCTGAAATTTGGCGGCAAGAATGTCATCGCAGTTAAGGTTGATAATTCGGTTCAGCCTAATTCGCGCTGGTACTCGGGTTCGGGTATTTACAGGCATGTATGGCTCGAGACGACAGATAAACTGGCGATAGACCATTGGGGAACTTACGTAACAACGCCCGAAGTAACAGATCATTCGGCAACAATTGATCTAAACATCGTGGTAAAAAACAACATGGCGGGCGATGATTCCAAATCACTGCCGATGGAGCTGCAATCGACCTTATACGATGCAAAAGGAAATAGCATTGGCAGTGCCGTGTCAAAAAACTTAACCATCAATTACGCCGGCGCAGCTACATTATTCGATCAAAAAATCTCGATCATTAACCCATCTTTATGGTCGGTAGACAACCCTTATCTGTACAGGATCGTTACCAAAGTCATCACCGGTGGTAAGGTGACCGATGAATACACGACTCCGCTTGGCATACGCTACTTCAATTTCGATGCAGATAAAGGGTTCAGCCTGAACGGGAAACCGATGAAAATACTTGGCGTTTGTGATCACCACGACCTTGGCAGCCTGGGCGCTGCACTAAACAATCGTGCGCTGCAACGCCAGCTGGAAATGCTGAAGGCGATGGGCTGCAACGGGATACGTACCTCACATAATCCGCCGGCGCCCGAACTGCTTGATCTTGCCGATAAAATGGGCTTTATTGTAATGGACGAAGCGTTTGACTGCTGGGAAGTGGGTAAGGTGAAATATGACTACCATCTTTTCTTTAAAGAATGGCACAAACGCGACCTGGAGGACCAGGTGCTGCGCGACCGCAACCACCCAAGCGTGATGATATGGAGTATTGGCAACGAAATACCGCAGCAGGGCGACCCGCGCTCGCTAACCCTGGCGCCCGAACTGGCCGGGATCGTGCATAGTTTGGATAAAACACGCCCTATTACTACTGCAAATGACAGGCCCGATACCAGCAACAAGATCATCCAGTCAGGCGCGCTCGATCTGATCGGGTATAATTATCATGAGTTTAACTACGCTGGTTTCCACGACCGCTACCCGGGTAAAAAATTCATCGCTACGGAAACTACATCAGGTTTGGAAACACGCGGTCATTACGATATGCCGTCGGACAGCATCCGGGTGTGGCCAAACCGCTGGGACAAGCCTTTTACCGACGGCAACCCCGACAACACCGTGTCTGCCTATGATAATGTCCGCCCGGCATGGGGCTCGACCCACGAGGCTACCTGGAAGGTGATGAAGAAATATGACTTCCTCTCGGGTATGTTCATCTGGACGGGATGGGATTACCTTGGCGAGCCGACACCTTATAAATGGCCGTCGCGCAGCTCGTATTTCGGCATTATCGACCTGGCAGGTTTCCCGAAGGATATTTACTATATGTACCAAAGCGAATGGACCGACAAAACCGTACTGCATATTCTGCCGCACTGGAACTGGGAACCCGGTAAAACCATAGACGTGTGGGCATTTTATAACCATGCCGACGAGGTTGAATTGTTTCTAAACGGCAAATCGCTGGGTACTAAAAAGAAGGAAGGCGACGACCTGCACGTGATGTGGCGGGTGAAATACGAGCCGGGTACCCTGAAGGCGGTATCGCGAAAGGATGGTAAAATAGTTAAGACCGAGGTGATACATACCGCCGGTAAGCCTGCCAAAATTCAGTTGGTAGCCGACCGCAAGAACATCAAAGCAAATGGCAAGGATCTGTCATTTGTTACCGTCAGGATATTGGATAAAGATGGCAACGTTGTGCCAACTGCCGATAACCTCGTAAACTTTAAGCTGAACGGCAACGCTTTTATCGCCGGCGTCGACAATGGCAGCGAAACCGATCACGACCCGTTCAAGGCCAATTACCGCCATGCTTTTAACGGGCTGGCGCTTGCAATTTTACAGTCGAATGGAAAACCGGGGAACATTACGCTGGATGCTTCATCCAAGGGCCTTACAGGCGCTACGCTTGTCATCAACTCCAAATAA
- a CDS encoding DoxX family membrane protein, with product MKTAVLIARLALGLIYLVFGLDYFLNFMSHIINFPPAGEKADAFFGALGATGYFFPFLKTIEIICAVFLLINRYTAFFAVVLFPITMNIFMLYACLAHPYIPLGTGMLVLNIFMLFSYRKNYSDLLSATPKI from the coding sequence ATGAAGACCGCTGTATTAATTGCCCGGCTTGCGCTCGGGCTCATCTATCTTGTCTTCGGGCTGGATTATTTCCTGAATTTCATGTCGCATATTATCAATTTTCCGCCGGCTGGCGAAAAAGCTGATGCATTTTTTGGTGCACTCGGCGCGACAGGGTATTTCTTTCCCTTCCTGAAGACAATAGAAATTATTTGCGCCGTGTTCCTGCTCATCAATCGCTATACGGCCTTTTTTGCGGTTGTCCTATTCCCCATTACAATGAACATATTTATGCTGTATGCCTGCCTGGCGCATCCATACATCCCTTTAGGGACGGGGATGTTGGTGCTGAATATATTTATGTTGTTTAGCTATCGGAAGAATTATTCAGATTTGCTTTCAGCGACACCTAAAATATAG
- the msrA gene encoding peptide-methionine (S)-S-oxide reductase MsrA: MNIQKITFGNGCFWCTEAIFQTLKGVKSVTSGYMGGSKPNPTYMEVCNGDTGYAEVIHLEYDADEISFDELLLVFFRTHNPTTLNRQGNDVGTQYRSAIFYYSDEQKQQSEAMIKRLTDEKVFDKPIVTEITPASDFYKAEDYHQNYYQDNPNKSYCAFVIQPKLNKFAKEFSEKIRPEMLR; encoded by the coding sequence ATGAACATACAGAAAATAACATTCGGAAATGGCTGCTTCTGGTGCACAGAGGCTATTTTCCAAACTTTAAAGGGCGTTAAATCGGTAACCTCCGGCTACATGGGCGGTAGCAAACCCAACCCTACGTATATGGAGGTTTGCAACGGCGACACCGGCTATGCCGAGGTTATCCACCTCGAATATGATGCGGATGAAATATCGTTCGACGAATTGTTGCTGGTGTTTTTCAGAACACACAACCCTACCACGTTAAATCGCCAGGGAAACGATGTGGGCACGCAATACCGATCGGCTATATTTTATTATTCGGATGAACAAAAGCAACAATCGGAAGCAATGATAAAAAGGCTTACAGATGAAAAGGTTTTTGATAAGCCGATAGTGACCGAAATAACCCCGGCGTCCGACTTTTACAAAGCCGAGGATTATCACCAGAACTATTACCAGGATAACCCGAATAAATCGTACTGCGCCTTTGTTATCCAGCCTAAACTGAACAAATTTGCGAAGGAATTCAGCGAAAAAATACGGCCCGAAATGCTGCGGTAA
- a CDS encoding 5'-nucleotidase, lipoprotein e(P4) family — translation MRRYLCLLFFGSALYSGQLLAQTSKDSLSVVNSGKAWAALYQQRAAEYKALCFQAYNMARTRIDEAVKKHHTRPLAVVTDIDETVLDNSPYDAARALQNLDYSTTTWKQWTAKAQCDTVPGAPSFFKYAVSKGVKVFYITNRDEDERAATLKNLQLYHLPNADDAHLLLKNGSSSKESRRQQVLKKYNIVLLCGDNLPDFDALYDNKPSEENRNATTEKLRKEFGKKYIVIPNPSYGDFEGALFKFNYNLTTAQKDSIIRALIKTDKN, via the coding sequence ATGAGAAGATACCTTTGCTTATTGTTTTTTGGCAGCGCCCTATACTCAGGGCAACTTTTGGCGCAAACATCGAAAGACAGCCTGAGCGTTGTCAACTCCGGTAAGGCTTGGGCGGCTCTTTACCAGCAGCGCGCTGCGGAATACAAGGCGCTTTGCTTCCAGGCTTATAACATGGCCCGGACGCGGATAGACGAAGCGGTAAAGAAACACCACACAAGGCCCTTGGCGGTGGTGACGGATATTGACGAGACGGTATTGGACAACAGCCCGTACGATGCGGCACGTGCCCTGCAAAACCTCGATTATTCTACGACCACCTGGAAACAATGGACGGCCAAAGCGCAATGCGATACCGTGCCAGGTGCGCCTTCGTTTTTTAAATACGCGGTATCAAAAGGAGTAAAGGTGTTCTATATCACCAACCGCGATGAGGACGAACGTGCGGCAACACTTAAAAATTTGCAGCTTTATCATTTGCCTAACGCGGATGATGCTCACCTGCTGTTAAAAAATGGATCGTCCAGCAAGGAGAGCCGCAGGCAGCAGGTGCTGAAAAAGTACAACATTGTTTTGCTATGTGGCGATAACCTGCCCGATTTTGACGCACTGTACGATAACAAGCCATCCGAAGAAAACCGCAACGCCACAACGGAAAAACTGCGTAAAGAATTTGGCAAGAAGTATATCGTTATCCCCAACCCGTCCTACGGCGACTTTGAAGGAGCCCTATTCAAATTCAATTACAACTTAACGACGGCACAGAAGGATTCTATCATCAGAGCTCTCATCAAAACCGACAAAAACTAA
- a CDS encoding bifunctional YncE family protein/alkaline phosphatase family protein: MRSKIFFVIAALFIAPDVFAQLPGKIPQTGQVLLPNGWKLSPAGTSLPLGDLPLNIQLSASGRLLAVTNNGQSTQSIQLIDPKNEKQLDERIIKKSWYGLAFSHDEKTLYVSGGNDNRILVFPIAGNKFGAADTILLAPAAWPKNKVCPTGIAVNKSDTRLYTVTKEDSALYVVDPQKKDVIKRVPLPAEAYSCVLSRDEKLLYISIWGGEEVTVYNTATQKIVKNIKTGSHPNELLLNKKGSYLYVANANDNSVSVINTITGKITETLSTSLYPTRLTGSTTNGLALSPDEKTLYIANADNNCLAVFDVSTPGASKSMGFIPVGWYPTNVKTLGDRIIVSNGKGFTSMPNPDGPQPLKKVDNSGYRIGSKNAKEQYIGGLFKGTMSFIRVLQAGQLKAYTKQVYANTPFTEKKTEMADGEAGNPIPRKLGEKSPIKHVFYIIKENRTYDQVLGDMPQGAGDTALCIFGKRVTPNEHAIANEFVLLDNFYVDAEVSADGHNWSTAAYATDFIEKTWPTSYGGRGGNYDSEGTRRAGDPRDGYIWDYCKRAGVSYRTYGEFADDYKPNIKVLEGHYCQQAPSFDLDIKDVKRVEIWKHDFDSLLNINAVPQFNTVRISNDHTSGQHKGAYSPIAAVGDNDLAVGQFIEHLSHSPIWKESVVFILEDDAQNGPDHIDAHRSPVFVVGPYVKRNTVIHEMYSTSGVLRTIELILGLPPMSQYDAAAKPMYECFTSKPDLTPYVVKPAQVDLEQRNVADNESSRRSQFFNLAKEDKVPDLELNEVIWKYVKGENSVMPAPKRSAFVILEKKKKDDDD, encoded by the coding sequence ATGAGATCAAAAATATTCTTCGTTATTGCTGCCTTATTTATTGCCCCTGATGTTTTTGCCCAGCTACCCGGTAAAATACCGCAAACCGGCCAGGTGCTGTTACCCAACGGCTGGAAACTGAGCCCCGCTGGTACTTCGCTGCCATTGGGCGATCTGCCCTTGAATATCCAGTTATCCGCTTCGGGCCGCCTGCTGGCCGTTACCAACAACGGGCAAAGCACACAGTCGATACAGTTGATCGACCCTAAAAACGAAAAGCAGCTGGATGAGCGCATCATCAAAAAGTCGTGGTACGGACTGGCGTTTAGCCATGATGAAAAGACGCTTTATGTTTCAGGCGGAAACGACAATCGGATACTGGTATTCCCCATTGCAGGCAATAAATTCGGCGCTGCCGATACTATCCTGCTCGCACCCGCGGCCTGGCCAAAAAACAAGGTTTGCCCAACCGGTATAGCGGTCAATAAAAGCGATACACGCCTGTACACAGTTACGAAGGAGGATAGCGCATTGTACGTGGTCGATCCGCAGAAAAAAGATGTGATCAAACGTGTGCCATTGCCGGCCGAAGCATATAGCTGTGTGCTGTCGCGCGATGAAAAGCTGTTATATATCTCGATATGGGGCGGCGAAGAAGTGACGGTTTACAACACGGCTACCCAAAAGATCGTTAAAAATATCAAAACCGGCAGTCACCCCAACGAACTGCTGCTGAACAAAAAAGGCTCTTATTTATATGTCGCTAACGCGAATGATAATTCGGTTTCGGTTATAAATACCATTACCGGCAAGATCACCGAGACGCTGTCAACCTCGCTTTACCCAACCCGTTTAACGGGTTCTACAACAAACGGACTGGCGCTGTCACCTGATGAGAAAACCTTATACATAGCCAATGCCGATAACAACTGCCTGGCGGTATTTGATGTAAGCACACCGGGCGCAAGCAAAAGCATGGGCTTTATTCCAGTGGGATGGTATCCTACCAATGTGAAAACATTAGGCGATAGGATAATCGTTTCCAACGGCAAAGGGTTTACATCGATGCCAAACCCCGACGGTCCGCAGCCTTTAAAGAAGGTAGACAACAGCGGCTACCGCATAGGTTCGAAGAATGCAAAAGAACAATATATCGGCGGACTGTTTAAAGGCACCATGTCCTTTATCAGGGTTCTGCAGGCCGGGCAGTTAAAGGCTTACACAAAACAGGTTTATGCCAATACGCCCTTCACGGAAAAAAAGACGGAAATGGCCGACGGCGAAGCGGGCAACCCAATACCACGCAAGTTGGGCGAAAAATCACCTATTAAACATGTCTTTTATATCATTAAAGAAAACCGCACTTACGACCAGGTGCTGGGCGATATGCCGCAGGGTGCAGGTGACACGGCGCTTTGCATTTTTGGCAAGCGCGTAACCCCCAACGAGCATGCCATTGCCAACGAGTTTGTGTTGCTGGATAATTTTTATGTCGATGCCGAAGTTAGCGCCGACGGGCATAACTGGAGTACCGCAGCCTATGCCACCGACTTTATTGAAAAAACCTGGCCCACCAGCTACGGCGGCAGGGGCGGCAATTACGATTCGGAAGGTACACGCCGGGCAGGCGACCCGCGCGACGGGTATATATGGGATTACTGCAAACGTGCCGGCGTAAGCTATCGCACCTACGGCGAATTTGCCGATGATTACAAACCGAACATCAAGGTGCTGGAGGGCCACTATTGCCAGCAGGCGCCGAGTTTCGACCTTGATATCAAAGACGTGAAACGGGTAGAAATATGGAAGCATGATTTCGACTCGTTGTTGAATATTAATGCGGTGCCACAATTCAATACCGTCCGCATCAGTAATGACCATACCAGCGGGCAGCATAAGGGCGCCTATTCGCCTATTGCAGCGGTGGGTGATAACGACCTGGCTGTGGGGCAGTTCATCGAGCATCTTTCTCACAGCCCGATATGGAAGGAGTCGGTTGTATTTATTCTGGAGGACGATGCGCAAAACGGCCCAGATCACATCGATGCGCACAGGTCGCCTGTATTTGTTGTAGGGCCCTATGTAAAGCGGAATACGGTAATACATGAAATGTACTCCACGTCGGGCGTATTGCGCACCATCGAGCTGATCCTCGGTCTGCCGCCGATGAGCCAGTACGATGCCGCCGCGAAGCCAATGTATGAGTGCTTTACCAGTAAGCCCGACCTTACACCATACGTGGTAAAACCTGCACAGGTCGATTTGGAGCAGCGTAACGTTGCCGATAACGAAAGTAGCCGCCGCTCTCAATTTTTCAACCTGGCCAAAGAAGATAAGGTGCCCGACCTTGAGCTGAACGAGGTGATATGGAAATACGTGAAAGGCGAAAATTCCGTAATGCCGGCCCCAAAACGCAGCGCTTTTGTGATACTGGAGAAGAAAAAGAAGGATGATGACGATTGA
- a CDS encoding aldose 1-epimerase family protein, with product MTVIENDFLKVSIRNKGGELISVYNKISGVEHLWQGDPNIWPWHAPNLFPVVGGLINNELLVDGKAFPMKRHGFNRESELLLLASNEVSARFSLPYSDHTLEVYPYKFDFQIHYDLIENALRVTYKVINHQKDTIYFSVGGHPAFNVPFKIGESYEDYYLEFESEEKLEKHMLSAEGFFTGETQPVKLDGKKLPLSREMFKDDAWVFKKLNSRELTIKSSKHDQTLSIEFPHFNYLGIWAKPGADFLCIEPWLGCADSEGKHVDISKKEAIQHLKHGHVFEAAFFISI from the coding sequence ATGACCGTAATTGAGAACGATTTTCTGAAAGTATCCATCCGCAACAAAGGAGGCGAACTAATATCCGTATATAATAAAATTTCAGGGGTAGAACACCTTTGGCAGGGCGATCCGAATATATGGCCCTGGCATGCGCCAAACCTGTTCCCGGTTGTTGGCGGACTGATCAACAATGAGCTTTTGGTGGATGGCAAAGCCTTTCCGATGAAGCGCCACGGTTTCAATCGCGAAAGCGAATTACTGCTGCTGGCATCCAACGAAGTGTCGGCCCGGTTCTCGCTGCCTTATTCCGATCATACGCTGGAGGTTTATCCTTATAAATTCGATTTCCAGATCCATTATGATTTAATCGAAAATGCCCTGCGGGTTACCTATAAGGTCATCAATCATCAAAAAGATACCATATATTTCTCTGTAGGCGGGCACCCTGCATTCAATGTGCCGTTTAAAATTGGGGAAAGCTACGAGGATTATTACCTGGAATTTGAATCCGAAGAAAAGCTGGAAAAACATATGTTATCAGCCGAAGGTTTTTTTACCGGTGAAACCCAGCCGGTAAAGCTTGATGGTAAAAAGCTACCGCTTAGCCGCGAAATGTTTAAGGACGATGCCTGGGTTTTCAAGAAGCTGAACTCGCGCGAGCTAACCATTAAAAGCAGCAAACACGACCAAACCTTATCGATTGAGTTTCCGCATTTCAATTACCTGGGCATCTGGGCCAAACCCGGCGCCGATTTTCTTTGTATCGAACCGTGGCTGGGCTGTGCCGATTCCGAAGGCAAGCACGTTGATATCAGCAAAAAAGAAGCCATACAGCACCTTAAACACGGACACGTATTCGAGGCGGCGTTTTTTATAAGTATATGA
- a CDS encoding class I SAM-dependent methyltransferase, producing MTNNSTSRFSDRVNNYVKYRPGYPPEVIGHLEKECRLSAGSVVADVGSGTGIFTKLLLEKGYTVYAVEPNEPMRQAADGLLGNNPGYHSVNGTAEATGLTAKTIDLLVCAQAFHWFNTPGTKAEFKRILKPSGQVALIWNNRDVEADAFATAYELLLQQQSGDYERVNHQNLSETDFVNFYHDGKYSLVKFHNQQVFDFEELAGRAFSSSYVPAEETEAGQHFKASLRELFDSYNRHGKVIFRYQTEVYLGKV from the coding sequence ATGACGAATAATTCTACCTCACGATTCAGCGACCGGGTAAATAACTATGTGAAATATCGTCCTGGGTACCCGCCGGAAGTGATCGGCCACCTGGAAAAGGAATGCCGGCTTTCGGCCGGCTCTGTAGTTGCGGATGTTGGTTCAGGCACCGGCATATTTACCAAACTTTTATTGGAGAAAGGATATACCGTTTACGCCGTGGAACCAAACGAACCGATGCGCCAGGCCGCCGACGGGCTATTGGGAAACAATCCTGGCTATCATTCGGTTAATGGTACCGCCGAAGCCACCGGGCTAACCGCAAAAACTATCGATCTGTTGGTTTGTGCGCAGGCTTTTCACTGGTTCAATACACCGGGCACCAAAGCCGAGTTTAAAAGGATATTAAAGCCGAGCGGGCAGGTTGCGCTGATATGGAACAACCGGGATGTTGAAGCAGATGCCTTTGCCACGGCCTACGAACTGCTTTTGCAACAGCAAAGCGGCGATTATGAACGGGTAAATCATCAGAATCTATCCGAAACCGACTTCGTGAATTTTTACCACGACGGGAAATACAGCCTGGTGAAATTCCATAACCAGCAGGTATTTGATTTTGAGGAGTTGGCCGGTCGCGCCTTTAGTTCATCCTATGTACCCGCCGAAGAAACCGAAGCCGGGCAGCATTTTAAAGCCAGCCTGAGGGAACTATTTGATAGCTACAACCGGCACGGCAAGGTGATATTCCGGTATCAGACGGAGGTATATTTGGGGAAGGTGTAA
- a CDS encoding glycoside hydrolase family 35 protein: MKKSFAILFVLITLASFGFAQKANHNFALGDSAFMLDGKPLQIISGEMHCYRIPRAYWRDRIRKAKAMGLNTIGTYIFWNMHEPVEGKYDFSGNSDIAEFVKIAKEEGMWVIMRPSPYACAEWEFGGYPWWLLKDKTLKVRSKDPKFLKAYHDYVMQLGKQLDPLLVTHGGNILMVQIENEYGSYSNDKEYLDINRKLFREAGFDCTLFTCDGPSQMPAGYLPSYLPAVNGLDNPKEVKTLINKYHDGKGPYYIAEWYPGWFDSWGSPHNKSNMDEDAKKLDTVLANGISINMYMFHGGTTRGFMNGANMSKRDPYSPQTSSYDYDAPLDEAGNPTPKYYRFREIIEKHLPAGEKLPPVPAGNKTISIPNIKLTGQHPLFRNLPQPVISNKPLCFEDLSQGYGFVLYRTKIKNATSGLLKIKEMRDFATVYINGKRVAVLDRHLRQDSVQLDNVPANATLDILIENNGRINYGPYLVDNRQGITEKVTLGGTELAGWKMYKLPFNTSPKYTFKQGEAIEDSPVVSSGTFNLAQTGDTYLDMSKFGKGFVFLNGRNIGKYWYIGPQQTLYIPKSWLKVGQNEIVVFDELKGGHTTISALDKPILNTVVKQ, encoded by the coding sequence ATGAAAAAATCATTCGCTATTCTATTTGTTTTAATAACTCTTGCCAGCTTCGGCTTCGCCCAAAAAGCTAACCATAATTTTGCTTTAGGCGATTCAGCTTTCATGCTCGACGGGAAGCCATTGCAGATTATCTCGGGCGAAATGCATTGCTATCGTATACCCCGTGCTTACTGGCGCGACAGGATACGCAAGGCTAAGGCGATGGGACTGAATACCATCGGCACCTATATTTTCTGGAATATGCACGAACCGGTGGAGGGCAAATATGATTTTTCGGGCAATAGCGATATTGCCGAGTTTGTGAAGATAGCAAAAGAGGAAGGGATGTGGGTGATCATGCGGCCAAGCCCCTATGCCTGCGCCGAATGGGAATTTGGCGGTTATCCCTGGTGGCTGCTGAAAGACAAAACCTTAAAAGTGCGCAGCAAGGACCCAAAGTTTCTGAAAGCTTATCATGATTATGTGATGCAGTTGGGCAAACAGCTGGACCCGCTGCTGGTAACCCACGGCGGCAATATCCTGATGGTGCAGATAGAGAATGAATATGGGTCGTACAGTAACGATAAGGAATATTTGGACATCAACCGCAAGTTGTTTCGCGAAGCGGGATTCGACTGCACCCTGTTTACCTGTGACGGCCCCTCTCAAATGCCGGCAGGCTATCTGCCGAGTTATTTGCCCGCGGTTAACGGGCTGGATAACCCGAAAGAAGTAAAAACGCTCATAAACAAATACCACGACGGCAAGGGCCCTTATTACATAGCCGAATGGTACCCCGGCTGGTTTGATAGCTGGGGCAGCCCGCACAACAAAAGCAATATGGACGAGGACGCCAAAAAGCTGGACACCGTTTTAGCGAATGGCATATCCATTAATATGTATATGTTTCATGGCGGTACCACCCGTGGTTTTATGAACGGCGCCAATATGAGCAAACGCGACCCGTATTCGCCGCAAACATCAAGCTATGATTACGATGCTCCATTGGATGAAGCCGGCAACCCCACACCGAAATATTACAGGTTCCGCGAGATCATCGAAAAGCATTTGCCGGCAGGTGAAAAACTGCCGCCCGTGCCTGCAGGCAACAAAACTATATCAATACCAAATATCAAACTAACCGGTCAGCACCCGTTGTTCCGAAACCTGCCGCAGCCTGTGATATCGAACAAGCCCTTATGTTTTGAGGACTTGAGCCAGGGCTATGGTTTTGTATTATACCGCACGAAAATTAAAAACGCTACAAGCGGTCTGCTCAAAATAAAAGAAATGCGCGATTTCGCCACGGTCTATATCAATGGGAAACGCGTGGCTGTTCTCGACCGCCATTTACGGCAGGACTCGGTGCAACTGGATAATGTTCCGGCTAACGCCACTTTAGATATTTTAATCGAAAATAATGGCCGCATCAACTATGGCCCATACCTGGTAGACAACCGCCAGGGTATTACCGAAAAGGTTACTTTGGGCGGAACAGAATTGGCAGGCTGGAAAATGTACAAGCTGCCGTTTAATACTTCGCCAAAATATACCTTTAAACAGGGCGAGGCGATCGAAGATTCTCCGGTAGTTTCTTCAGGGACATTTAATCTCGCCCAAACCGGCGATACTTATTTAGACATGAGTAAGTTCGGCAAAGGCTTTGTTTTCCTGAACGGGCGCAACATAGGCAAGTACTGGTACATCGGTCCTCAGCAAACGCTGTATATACCAAAATCGTGGCTGAAGGTTGGGCAGAATGAGATCGTAGTTTTTGATGAACTGAAGGGAGGCCACACCACAATCAGCGCATTGGATAAGCCGATTTTGAATACAGTGGTGAAGCAATAA